Within Elizabethkingia sp. JS20170427COW, the genomic segment GTGCATATCGAGGAGTTTGGTTAGTAGCAGATTTAAAGTGCTCGTTTCCTAGTCCTCCTTTTCCTCCACGCATGATGATAACCTCATCCCCGTCATTTAAGATCTCTCCTAAGATTTCGCCTTCTTCATTTCTTGCAATGGTTCCTAAAGGTACATCGATATAGATATCCTCTCCATCAGCTCCCGTAAGTTGGCTTTTTCCACCATTTTCTCCTCTACCAGCTTTTACGTGGCGGGTATATCGTAGTGGTAGAAGCGTCCATTCATGAGCATTCCCCCTCATAATTACGTGGCCACCACGCCCACCATCACCACCATCGGGACCTCCCTTGGCAATATATTTCTCTCTACGCAAGTGGGCAGAACCTGCTCCTCCGTGACCAGATTGGCAATGGATTTTTACGTAATCAACAAAATTTGACATATGTGTATTTTAATAAATTCGATAAATACTTATCGCGTACTAAGCAAGTACTTTATCAATTTCAGCATATAATTTTTCTGAAATCTCTTGGATGTCTCCTACTCCATTAATTTCAGCAAATTTATCTTGAGCTTGATAATAAGTAGCTACCTCAGCAGTTTTTGCGTAGTATTCTTTTATTCTATTTCTAATAATTGATTCATCAGAATCATCTACTCTACCACTAGTTTTACCTCTTTCGCAAAGACGCTCTACTAAGACTTCATCTTCTACTTTTAAAGAAAGAGTTATGGTAATTTCTTCATTAAATAAATCTTTAACAATGGTATCCAACACCTCTGCTTGAGGGGTAGTTCTTGGGAAACCATCAAAGATAAACCCTTGTACGTCGGCAGGCTTCTTCAACTCATCTACTAACATATCTATGGTTACCTGGTCCGGAACTAATTCTCCTTTATCGATATAAGATTTCGCTAATTTTCCAAGTTCTGTTTCGTTCTTGATATTATATCTAAACAAATCCCCTGTAGAGATCTGCTTAAGATTATATTTCGCAATTAGATTTTGAGCTTGAGTTCCTTTACCACTCCCTGGAGGGCCAAACAGTACTAGATTTATCATTTTTAAAAATTTATTATTTTATTTCTCGTTTATTTTTCCCTCTTCCAATTGATAAAGGTCTCTAAGATTACGGCCTAGTTCATCATAATCCAAGCCATAACCTAAAACAAACTTATTTGGGATTTCTTTCCCTACATAGTCTATTTTAAAATCTTTTTTATAAACTTCAGGTTTCAATAAAAGACTTGCTACCTTTACAGATTTAGGTCTTTGGGTATTTTTAAAATATTCAAAAAGAGATTCTATGGTATTCCCTGTATCTACAATATCTTCTACTAAGATAATATGGCGATCTTTTACCTCCTTGGTAAGATCCATTTTCTTATAGACAATTCCTGTAGACTCGGTTCCTGAATATGAGCTTACTTGTAAAAAGGCTAGCTCACACTCTCCAGGGTAATGTCTTAGCAAATCTGCAAAAAACATAATTACTCCGTTTAAAACTCCAACAAAAACAGGTACTTCGTCTTTGTAATCCTCGTAGATATCTAAGGCTACTTTTTTAACTACTTCTTGTAATTCTTCGTCCTTCAAATAAGGAACAAACGTCTTGTCGTGAACTTTAATACTATTCATAATTCCAAAATGCAAAGATACGTTTTTCAAATCTTTTAGACGAATTTTTAAAGCTACTATACACCCAAAATACTAATTAACACATAATAACCTAACTATCTCAGCAAAAAATACAATTTTATATTTAATTTGATACCGTTTTTAAAAATAACATCTTATACGGTTGCAAATATTATAAATCATCATTTTTAAATCTCGATTTCATACCTTTGTTTTTTATTGATTGATATGAATCCATCTCCAGATAAAAGACTATTTTTAGTTGATGCTTATGCCATGATTTTCCGTGGCTACTACGCTTTAATCCGAAGCCCTAGAATCACTAGCACAGGGATGAATACTTCGGCTATTTTTGGCTTTACCAATTCATTAATCGAATTGATTAAAAGAGAACGCCCTACCCACCTTGCTGTTGCTTTTGATGTGGGAGGAGCAACCATACGTCACGAGGAATTTCAAGAATACAAAGCCAACCGCTCCGAGACTCCCGAAGCTATTAAAATTGCAGTACCTTATATCCACCAAATACTAAAAGCAATGGGCATTCCCATCCTTGGAGTAGAGGGCTATGAGGCAGATGATGTAATTGGCACCTTATCCCATAAAGCTGAAAGCAATGGCTACCAAGTCTTCATGGTTACTCCTGATAAAGATTTTGCACAACTGGTTACAGAGCAAGTAAAAATCTACAAGCCAGCCATGAGAGGAAATGATATTGAAATCCTAGGTATAGAAGAGGTAAAACAAAAATACGAAATCAACAACCCTAAACAAGTAATTGATTTCCTTGCCATGATGGGAGATAGCGTGGACAATATCCCTGGGCTAGAAGGCGTAGGCGAAAAAACAGCTATTAAATTTTTAAAAGAATATGGCAGTATCGAAAATCTCCTTGCCAACACCCATCAACTAAAAGGAAAATTAAAAGAAAAGGTAGAGGCCTCTGCAGAACGTGGTTTACTATCCAAAAGGCTCGCCACCATTATCACCGATGTCCCTATCGAGTTTAATGAAAAAAACTATGCGCTAGAAATTCCAGATTTTGAGAGTATTAAATCTATTTTTGAGGAATTAGAATTCAGAAGACTTTATAAAACCATGTCTAAGGCCTTCTCCATAGCACTTCCTACCGACACTACTGAGGTTGCGCAAGAAACGCCAAAAGCCGAAGAGGTAAAAAAAGTTTCAGCTGTAGCCGAACAACTAAGTCTCTTCGATATGATAGAGGAAGAAGATACAGCACCTTCTAAAAAAGACATCAATAGCCAAGACCACCTTTATCAAGTAATTAATACCGAAAAGGCATTAAAAATACTTGTGGGGAATATCATGACTAAAAATGCTTTCTGTTTCGATATCGAGACCAGTACCCAAAATGATATGGATGCTCAAATCATTGGGATTTCCCTATCATATAAAAAAGGATTGGCTTACTACATTCCTTTTTCTAAGGACTCAGAAAAGACTCAGAACTTGTTATCGATTTTAAATCCTCTATTCGAAAATGAAGAGCAAATCAAAATTGCCCATAATTTAAAATTCGATTTCAAAATATTACACCACCACGGCCTATCATTAAAAGGAAAGCTGTACGACACCATGATTGCCCACTATCTACTAAATCCAGATGGCAGACATGGGCTGGACTATCTTTCTGAAATGTACCTACATTATCTTCCCATTCCTATCGAGAATTTAGTAGGCAAAAAAGGGAAAAATCAAAAAAACCTTCAAGATTTACCTTTAGAAGAGCTATGTATATATGTTTCGGAATCTGCTGATCTTAGCTATCAACTCTACGAGCTCTTCACTCCACAGCTAAAAGAACAAGGTCTTATCAAGCTTTTTGATGAAGTAGAAATGCCTCTAACAAAGGTATTAGCCGAAATGGAATTGGCAGGAATCTCCTTGGATGCAGAATGGTTATCTCAAGAAAGCTTGGATCTCGACAAAGACCTGCAGCAGCTAGAACAAAAGATATACTCTTTAAGTGGAGAAGAATTTAACTTAAACTCTCCAAAACAATTAGGAGAAATTTTATTCGGAAAATTACAGCTCGACCCTAAGGCGAAAAAAACCAAAACTGGACAATACGCCACTTCGGAAGATATTTTACAAAAACTAACTTCCAAGCATGACATTATCCCTCCTATTTTAGAATATCGCCAGTTACAAAAACTAAAGTCCACTTATGTAGATGCTTTACCTCAGGAGATTTCCCCTATAGACCAGAGGGTACACACTACCTTCTCTCAAACTACCGCTGCCACAGGAAGACTTGCAAGCCTAAATCCTAACCTCCAAAACATTCCGATCCGTACTCCTAGAGGACAGCAAATCCGAGGTGCTTTTGTGGCAAAGGAAGACCACCAATTAATTTCTGCCGATTATTCCCAAATCGAATTAAGATTAATCGCTGAAATCAGTGGCGAACAAAACATGATTGAAGCCTTTGAACACGGTGCTGACATCCACGCTTCCACCGCTGCAAAACTTTTTAAAATCCCTATTGAAGAAGTTAGCAAAACCCAAAGGAGCCAAGCCAAAACCGTTAATTTTGGTATTATCTACGGACAAGGAGCTTTTGCTCTAGCAGAACAAACAGGACTTAGCAGAAATGAAGCCAAAGCTATGATTGATGCTTATTACGAAAACTATCCAAGACTTGGAGAATTCATGAAAGAGCAAGTAAAAAAAGCAAGAGATTTGGGCTATGTAGAAACCATTTTAGGGAGAAAAAGACATTTGGTAGATATCAATTCCAATAATTTTGTGGTACGAGGTCATGCGGAAAGAAATGCTGTAAACGCTCCTATACAAGGAAGTGCTGCCGATATCATTAAATTAGCGATGATCAGAATACAAGAAAAACTACACGGCTTACACACCAAAATGCTACTACAAGTCCATGATGAATTAATTTTTGAAACTCCTAAAGAAGAGGTAGCACAAGTCTGCGAGATCATTAAAACCGAAATGGAAAGCGCCTTTCCTACCAAGGTTCCTTTAACGGTAGAAGTGGGAGTAGGTAAAAACTGGTTAGAAGCACACTAAAAATGAAAGTATTAATTATTATTCCTGCTCATAACGAAGAAGAGAATATCCAATTATGCTTAGACTCCCTAAAAGGACAAACTTTTGGGGAGTTTTCCTGCATCATTGTCAATGATGGTTCTACCGACAAAACTCTCAGTATCGCTCAAGAAACCATTCAAGGAGATGCTAAATTCAGAATCATTAACCTTTCCCAATCCCAACATCAACCTGGGGCAAAAGTGGTCCGAACTTTTAACGCAGGCCTACAAGAGGTTAAGCTAAAGGATTTTGATATCGTCTGTAAATTTGATGCAGACATTATTTTCCCCAACAACTATTTAGAAAGCATTGTTAAAACCTATCAAAACCATCCAAAAGCGGGAATGGTAAGCGGATTGGTTTATATTCAAAATAAAGAAGGACGCTGGATTTTTGAAAACCTATCTTCTAAAAACCACGTGAGGGGTCCCATCAAATCTTATCGTGTGAAATGCTTTCAAGATATGAATGGCTTACGCCCTATGCTAGGTTGGGACAATATTGATGTTATGCTGGCAAAAATGCACCAATGGGAAGTGGTTACCTTAAAAGATATTTGGGTAAAACACCTTCGCCCCACCGCTTACAAATATAAAAGCCAAAAAGCTGAAAAACTTGGTCAATATTTTTATAATATTGGTCTTAATTTTCCTCTAGCTTTTATCTCTTCGCTAAAATCTTCTTTAAAAAATAAGTCTATTACAGAATTATGGATTACACTGAGGAGTTTTCTTAGCCAAAAGCATGAAAGAGCCCTAAGCCCCAAAGAGATTTCCTATATCAGAAAACTACGATGGAAACAAATGTTTCGCAAGAAATAATTACCACCCAATCTATTAATTTATTAATTTTGTAGCTTAAAGACTTTTATCCTTGAGGAATATTGCTTATATCGAATTAGACACTCATGCAGAGTTGGCTTCTGGATTTATGGAACTCATGAGGGATTCCAAAAACTTCCATGTGGATTACTATTTTTCCGAAAAAATAGTAATGAGAATTTCTAAACATAAAAACACTATACACCTTACAAGCCCAGAGAGCTTATTAAAAGATCTTGAAAACAAGCATTATGATTTTGTAATTTTGGGAACTGCTCATCGATACTTCAATATTTTTGAGCAACTCACTTCTCTATTCCCAACTTATATCATTGCTCATAACCTTAACTTTATCAAAGCTCCTACTTCAGATATTGTCCGAAGTATTTTGAAAAAAGATAGAATCTTCAGGTTAAAACTTCTTTTAAAGGAAGGTTTATTAAAGAAGAATAAAGTTTATGAAAATGCAAAAGCCCTTTTGGTGCTCAATGAAAATATTTTAGACTACCAAAATAACCCTAGACTAAAACTTTTACCACTGTTCTTCACCGAATATCAAAATCCTGAACCCAACCCTTTGCAGGTTGCCATCCCAGGAGCAGTAAAACAGCACAGAAGAAATTACAAGAGGATTTTTAATAAGATTAAAAGTTTTCAACATCCTTTTTCATTCTATTTTCTAGGAAAAGCAGAAGGAAAGGAATTAGAAGGACTTCAATTGTTGAAAAAACAACTTCCAAAACACTTGTTTATCCAATACTATGACGAGCACGTTAGCGGAAACGAATTCAACCAACACATTAGAAATGCCTCCGTATTATGGTGTCCTATACAAGAAAGTACCTATTTTTTTGGTATTAAAGAGATTTACGGAAAAACCAAAATCTCTGGAAATGTTGGCGATGCCATCAAATACGCTACCCCAATTATCCTTCCAAAAACTTATTCGTCTTATTATTCCTTTATTTTTAAAGAAGAAAAAGACATAGAGTCCCAAATTTTATCTATAAAAGATAAAGTCTATGACTTTGAAAATTTCAATAAAATTATCGTAAAAGAACAATTAGAATTAGCATTACTAGAATTAACCTTCCACACCACTTCCAACTAAAATATGAAGTTAGCAGACAAGTTTTCAGAATATCTACTCGAAATTTTTCCATCTTTTTATAAAAAAAAATATTACCAGTTTTTGGAGAATGTAAATTTTGACAATGTTCTCGACAAGAACCTTGATCCTGAGCTTGTTTGGGTTAAAAATATCCTAAATGCAGATTCTGTTTTCATAGATATTGGTGCAAGTTCAGGGAAATATCTAAAGATGTTGGAAGATGTTCTTCAACCTGAAAATATCTACGCCTTTGAGCCCAACCTAACTTCTTATAAAAGATTAAAAAAATTATTCCCTAGCATCAATTTGCATCCCTATGCCCTTTCATCCAAAAACGAATTGGTAAATTACAAAATCCCTATTATCAACCAACGCGTTGCTCATTATAAAGGGACTTTGCAAATAGATGTAAAGATAGAGGGAGAGGAAAAAAGCATTCGTCAAAAAGTAATCAGCAAGCGTTTTGATGATTGGGCAGAGAAAAATCTGTTTAAAAAAATAGATTTCATCAAGATAGATGTGGAAGGTAACGAAGCTTACACACTTGCAGGCATGGTAGATACCTTGCTAAGATGCCACCCTATCCTAATGATAGAAATGCAACAACAACATCACAAAAGACCTGTATGGGAGTACATTCAATATTTTGAGCGTTATGGATATCTCGCTCACTATTTAGATAAAAATAACTTTAACTTAAAGCCATTAACTCTAGAAAAATGCCAAGAGAAATGCGCTATCAACACACCTCATAACCATATAATTTTTATTCCGAAAAAATGAGTGTAGTTGCTAGACAAAGTTTTAAATATTCTATAGTAGGATACCTAGGTTTTTTATTGGGTACAATTTCCGCCATCGCTATCTTTCCTGCGGACATGGAGTTTTATGGGAAGCTAAGATATGTATTTTCTGCAGCCGAAATTGTAATGCCTTTTGTTGTTTTTGGTTTATCATATGCTACTCAAAAATATTATTTTATTGCCGAAAAAAGTAATAAACATCAAAACCTTATCAGTCTTACCCTTTTAGGGGTTTTTCTGAACTACCTCCTCTTTATTGCTCTTTATTACGGGATTAATTTTATTTTTCCAGATATTAGAAATTGGAATTTTTTTAAAGACTTTTGGGACTATCAATATATTATCATCCCGCTCATCATCATCCTTTCTCTTAGCCAAGTATATAACAAATACATTTCCAACTACAAGCGAATTGTTATCCCGAATGTATTCGAAAATATATTTCCTAAAGTTGCTAATTTAGGGGCTTTTATCTTATTTTTCTATCTAGATTTTTCAGAAAATACAGCTTTGTATCTTTTCCTTGGGGTTTGCTTCCTTGGGCTGGTGGGATATATGTATTACCTCAATACATTGGAGAAAACCAAACCAGATTTCAGCCTGGATTTTGTAAAAAAAGATAAGCTTTGGCGAGAAATCCTCAACTATGGGTTTTTTGGATTTTTGGGAAATATCGGAAACTATCTTTCTTTCCGAATCGCGGGGTATATGATTCCTGGATATCTTAGCTTCGAGGATAATGGAGTTTATGCAACTATTATTGCTATTACCTCTTTACTTACAGTTCCACAAATGGGGCTAAGTAATATTGCAACTCCCATCATCAACCAACAATTGGAAAATAATGAAACCAAAGAGCTCAATCTCTTTCACCAAAAGACATCTTTATCTCTGCTATTTCTCGGGCTAACTTTATTTGCATGTGTCTTAGTAGGTTACCCTTACCTTACCCACCTCATGCAGAACGGAAGACTGCTAAGGATGGCAGAACCCGTATTGTGGATAACGGGTATAGGACTTATGTTTGATCTGGCAACAGGCTTCAACGGACAGATTATTTCCATGTCTAGGTATTATCGTATCAATATTGTTATGACACTATTCTTAGCATTGGTAAATATTGGTCTCAATTATTATTTCCTTGTTTTCACCCATCTGGGGCTTATTGGTGTTGCCCTAGCTTCTACCATTGCCCTTATTTTATATAACATTTTAAAAATAAGTTTCAACATCTGGAAGTTTAAAGTGCATCCTTTTTCTATAGAAATGCTTTTCGCTTTACTCCTTTGTATTATTGCAACCACAATAGTTATCCTTATCCCTGAGTTTGAATCCAACCTACTCAACCTATTCTTCAAACCTTTTGTGGTATTGCTTATTATCTTTATCGGAAATTTATTCTTAAAAATTATTCCTTTAGACAAATATTTAAAAAAAGATTTTTTCAAAAGTATTCTAAAATTTAAGTAATTTAGTCACGAACTAATAACTTAAAGAACATGATTACTAAAAACGTAGCCGTTGCAGCTCTGTCTGTAATGAGCGTGGCTTCATTTGCCCAAAGCAAAAAGGCAATGATGAAACAATTGATTCAAGAGAGTTTCCAATTTGCGGATCAACAATTTAAAGTCTTAATGAAAGACTTACCCAATGACAAAGTTCCGCAAACCTATGATGCCACAAAAAACAAAGTCGTTAACTACGATCGTACCTGGTGGTGTACTGGCTTTTACCCTGGTTCCCTATGGCTTGTGTACGAGCAGACGAAAGATCCTGTAATAAAAAAGGAAGCAGAAAGAATACTTGATATTATTGAACCTAACCAAACCTATACAGGAAATCACGATTTAGGCTTCATGATGTTTTGTAGCTTCGGAAATGCTTATCGCATCACCAAAGATCCTAAATATAAGGATATTATTTTCCGCTCTGCAGAATCCCT encodes:
- a CDS encoding adenylate kinase, translating into MINLVLFGPPGSGKGTQAQNLIAKYNLKQISTGDLFRYNIKNETELGKLAKSYIDKGELVPDQVTIDMLVDELKKPADVQGFIFDGFPRTTPQAEVLDTIVKDLFNEEITITLSLKVEDEVLVERLCERGKTSGRVDDSDESIIRNRIKEYYAKTAEVATYYQAQDKFAEINGVGDIQEISEKLYAEIDKVLA
- the hpt gene encoding hypoxanthine phosphoribosyltransferase, which encodes MNSIKVHDKTFVPYLKDEELQEVVKKVALDIYEDYKDEVPVFVGVLNGVIMFFADLLRHYPGECELAFLQVSSYSGTESTGIVYKKMDLTKEVKDRHIILVEDIVDTGNTIESLFEYFKNTQRPKSVKVASLLLKPEVYKKDFKIDYVGKEIPNKFVLGYGLDYDELGRNLRDLYQLEEGKINEK
- the polA gene encoding DNA polymerase I, coding for MNPSPDKRLFLVDAYAMIFRGYYALIRSPRITSTGMNTSAIFGFTNSLIELIKRERPTHLAVAFDVGGATIRHEEFQEYKANRSETPEAIKIAVPYIHQILKAMGIPILGVEGYEADDVIGTLSHKAESNGYQVFMVTPDKDFAQLVTEQVKIYKPAMRGNDIEILGIEEVKQKYEINNPKQVIDFLAMMGDSVDNIPGLEGVGEKTAIKFLKEYGSIENLLANTHQLKGKLKEKVEASAERGLLSKRLATIITDVPIEFNEKNYALEIPDFESIKSIFEELEFRRLYKTMSKAFSIALPTDTTEVAQETPKAEEVKKVSAVAEQLSLFDMIEEEDTAPSKKDINSQDHLYQVINTEKALKILVGNIMTKNAFCFDIETSTQNDMDAQIIGISLSYKKGLAYYIPFSKDSEKTQNLLSILNPLFENEEQIKIAHNLKFDFKILHHHGLSLKGKLYDTMIAHYLLNPDGRHGLDYLSEMYLHYLPIPIENLVGKKGKNQKNLQDLPLEELCIYVSESADLSYQLYELFTPQLKEQGLIKLFDEVEMPLTKVLAEMELAGISLDAEWLSQESLDLDKDLQQLEQKIYSLSGEEFNLNSPKQLGEILFGKLQLDPKAKKTKTGQYATSEDILQKLTSKHDIIPPILEYRQLQKLKSTYVDALPQEISPIDQRVHTTFSQTTAATGRLASLNPNLQNIPIRTPRGQQIRGAFVAKEDHQLISADYSQIELRLIAEISGEQNMIEAFEHGADIHASTAAKLFKIPIEEVSKTQRSQAKTVNFGIIYGQGAFALAEQTGLSRNEAKAMIDAYYENYPRLGEFMKEQVKKARDLGYVETILGRKRHLVDINSNNFVVRGHAERNAVNAPIQGSAADIIKLAMIRIQEKLHGLHTKMLLQVHDELIFETPKEEVAQVCEIIKTEMESAFPTKVPLTVEVGVGKNWLEAH
- a CDS encoding glycosyltransferase, with protein sequence MKVLIIIPAHNEEENIQLCLDSLKGQTFGEFSCIIVNDGSTDKTLSIAQETIQGDAKFRIINLSQSQHQPGAKVVRTFNAGLQEVKLKDFDIVCKFDADIIFPNNYLESIVKTYQNHPKAGMVSGLVYIQNKEGRWIFENLSSKNHVRGPIKSYRVKCFQDMNGLRPMLGWDNIDVMLAKMHQWEVVTLKDIWVKHLRPTAYKYKSQKAEKLGQYFYNIGLNFPLAFISSLKSSLKNKSITELWITLRSFLSQKHERALSPKEISYIRKLRWKQMFRKK
- a CDS encoding FkbM family methyltransferase produces the protein MKLADKFSEYLLEIFPSFYKKKYYQFLENVNFDNVLDKNLDPELVWVKNILNADSVFIDIGASSGKYLKMLEDVLQPENIYAFEPNLTSYKRLKKLFPSINLHPYALSSKNELVNYKIPIINQRVAHYKGTLQIDVKIEGEEKSIRQKVISKRFDDWAEKNLFKKIDFIKIDVEGNEAYTLAGMVDTLLRCHPILMIEMQQQHHKRPVWEYIQYFERYGYLAHYLDKNNFNLKPLTLEKCQEKCAINTPHNHIIFIPKK
- a CDS encoding lipopolysaccharide biosynthesis protein, with protein sequence MSVVARQSFKYSIVGYLGFLLGTISAIAIFPADMEFYGKLRYVFSAAEIVMPFVVFGLSYATQKYYFIAEKSNKHQNLISLTLLGVFLNYLLFIALYYGINFIFPDIRNWNFFKDFWDYQYIIIPLIIILSLSQVYNKYISNYKRIVIPNVFENIFPKVANLGAFILFFYLDFSENTALYLFLGVCFLGLVGYMYYLNTLEKTKPDFSLDFVKKDKLWREILNYGFFGFLGNIGNYLSFRIAGYMIPGYLSFEDNGVYATIIAITSLLTVPQMGLSNIATPIINQQLENNETKELNLFHQKTSLSLLFLGLTLFACVLVGYPYLTHLMQNGRLLRMAEPVLWITGIGLMFDLATGFNGQIISMSRYYRINIVMTLFLALVNIGLNYYFLVFTHLGLIGVALASTIALILYNILKISFNIWKFKVHPFSIEMLFALLLCIIATTIVILIPEFESNLLNLFFKPFVVLLIIFIGNLFLKIIPLDKYLKKDFFKSILKFK